CCCTACAGCCTGTGgtgaagaccatggtgaggcagactgccatcctgcagcaggaggccaCAGTGAGTCAATATCCACCTGCTGCCTGTGAAGACCACCCTACTCTGaagcaggtttgctggcagaACTTATGACCCTGCAGCGGACCCATGCTGGAACAgtctgttcctgaaggactgtgTCCCATAGAAGGGACCCAGGCTGAAGCAGTTCATGAAAaactgcagcccatgggaagCTCACACTGGACTTCAAGGAGGACTGCCTCCCATGAGAAGGTCTCCATGTGGAGGAGGGGAAAAGTGGGAGGTGTTCTCCCCTTGAGAAGGAAGCAGTGGCAGAGGAAATGTGTGAAGAACTGACTGCAACCTTCATTCTCCATCCTCCTGCACTACTGCAGAGGGAGGAGATAAAGAAATCGTAAATAAACTTAAgcctgggaagaagggagggatgAGTGGAAGGTGTTTCAAgatttagtttttatttctcattatacTACTATGATTTGACtggtaaataaattaaattcattttccccaagttgagtctgttttgcctgtgacagtAATTGATGAATGATCTCTCACTGTCCTTATCTTGACCCAAAAGCCTTTTGTCATATTTTATCTCCCCTATCCAACTGGAGTGGCTTTGGTGCTCACCTGGCATCCAGACAGGGTTACCCCACCACACATACCTTCAAGCCCCACCTCCTTTTCTCCCATTTACTTTGTTCTCAGTTTTTTCCTACCTCACCCGCATCCCTGGCACACTTACCCCATTTGTTTCCCTCTCCGAGGACAGTGGACACGTTAGCTGTGATGGCAGGAAAGACGCCGATGGTGACAGTGAAGACGAAGCAGACAGACAGAGCCAAGACCCAGAGCTAGGtagatgaaagaaaaatgctggTACCAAACACAGGGCAAGAGACCAGTTCAGGGCTGGTCTCCTCTCCCCGTGCTTTTCTACACCTGTGCCCATCCCAAAAGGAAGGGCAGGACAAGGCCCGCTGGAAACTCACAGACCTTCTTAAAAATAGCAATGACAGAGGGCTGCTCATCAGGGTTGTGGACAGGGATGACCTTTGAGTTATTCTGCTCCATCCCATTCTCATCTGCAGGGAGAGACACAAGTAGGGCACAGCAGACCCCAGAAAGCCATGATCTAATTCAATCCTTCTCATTCTTTCTTTAagctctttctctttcccttttctcttccttctctcagCCCCTCACCTTTCTTAATCAGGTCTCTCTTGGTCTCCAGCTCTGCATTGTACACGCGGTACTCCGTCTTGTCCTTCATGGAGTAGTATCGGAAGAAatcctgcagagagacagcAGGGAGGACTCATTCATGCGTGCAGAAAGAaggctgccaggggctgtgtgacaacAGCAGATATGGGCAATATGGGCAAAGCATTCCTTCCAATTATTGCCTGATACTGATGCTTTCCTGCTTACCCAGGGACTCAGATACCCCAAGTATACTGGGGTATCTGTGGTGGGAAGTATCCCAGAGTGCTCCCTTGGGACACAGGAGAACCTGGCCTGACACAAGAAGTGGAGGCTGCTAGTGGGCCACGGTTCTTGTGCTGGGATGCGCAAAGGTCCGATGTCCCCAAGCCCTTCCCTACCAGGACAGCAGTCTCACCATGTGAGGCAGAACTACGTAGGAGACGATTGCCAGCACGATTGTCACACAGGCCGTGGTGAAGTAACCGATGAAGCTCTCGGGTTGCTGGGCACCAACTGAGAGCATaggaagggagaggaaaggaagaTGATGACAGCTGAGAGGAGCAAAGCCCTGCTGCCATCTTCCACACAGCATGACCTCGGCAGATGCTGTGACAGCAGTGGTCTGGGAAGGCCCTGTCACCTGCAAGGCAGGGATTACTCACTGGCAATACTGAAGATCATTGCCAAAGCAGCGAAGGTGCCTGCCAAACCCTGCCCACTCATGATGGGAGCCGTGTAGCTGACaggcaggagccctgccagcccaaaCAGGCTGCTCTGGAGAATGGCGCCGAAGGCTGCAAAGGGGAAAGATGAGCAGATATGAGAAACCAAAGGCAAGGACGGACTGCACCTCTGCAGGGAACCAAGGCCCCTGCCCTGCGAGGCAAGGCAAGTCCCCCTCTCCCCTGGCTCTCCCACAGTGAGGTTCACGCTTTTCTCCAGAGGGATCAGCCCTGCCATGGGGCTGTGTccctctccttcccccactgcttCACTCACAGTTGATGAAGACAATGCTGATCATGGTAAAGACGAAGAAAGGAAGAGGATCCATGGGGACTTTCACCATGATCGCGGTGACTAGAAACACCAGCCCAATGGCCACCAGGCTGCCTGAGATACGGATCTGCTGGGGAATCCTACAAAAGAAGGTCTCAGTGAGGAAAACCCAATCCCCTAAAAACATGGGGCTGGGACCAAGCTCTAACTGTGGGAATCCCAGCCAAATCCTGAGACAGGAGACTGGTGTTTTGCCTTTGACGTGACCAAATGGGCTGTAGCTtggctcagtgctggcacaggagaacaggccagggcagggtggctctatgggggctggcaggggcaaGGATGGAGCAAGGCTCACCGCTGGTGGATGAAGGAATTGAGGCAGGTGAAGATAAGGAGGGGCACCATGGCGCAGAGAGTCATGAAGTTGTCAAACACGGACTGCAGGTAGGAGGGTGTGAAGGTGGCCTCGCCAGTCTGGTTCCCGACGTGGCTCATCTCCGGGTCCACAAGGCGACTGATGAAATACTGCAAAGGAAGGAGCCTGGTGGGGCTGAGATTCTGTGAGGCCCTCCAAGGCCACCCTTATTCTTTGTTCAGACCCATGCCcatccctcctgctgcctcagTGCCACTCGTCACACCCAGGTCACACACGCTTGTGGTCCTCTGCGTGCTGTGCCATGCTGCCACATCTAGACCATGGTCCCTAGACACGACAGGGGACAATTACTGTTATGGACAACAGCAGGAGGGAAGCCCTCACCTCTCTGGCAGTCATGAAGAAATTCCATGGCAGCAGTGTTCCCAGGCCGAGGATGAAGAAGATCAGCCAGACAGCCTTGTACCTGTGAAGGGAACAGAGTGGGGTTTGGAGTGGAAGCTGGGTATTGCTTCTGACTGTCCCTGACCCTGTGGTAGGAGGCACCAGACAATATTTactgccctgccccacagcctttGCTAGCCTGGGCTGCCAGAGATGAGGCactgcagaggggctgtgggaggccCTCCCCAGGAGGCTACGAAGGCAGGGAGAGGTTGGCTGCTCCTCAGCATGTGGCACCCAGACACACAGCATCCACCAGAAGGTGTGGGAGAGAGTTAGGCTCCCCAGGTGTGTTTACAGGGGACTGTTTACAGTTTACAGCCCATTTGCTgtggaaaagctgaaaaagaaCGGACAGCTTGGTAGCCCAATTAGCATGCAGGAGAGGGGGTCTCCCAGATGCTGGGTCCCCCTGTCCTGTCTCACCTCCTAGTATCCTGGATGTGCCCCCTCAGCAACATCAGAACCCATCATTACCTATCTTGGGGCCCGTCTCTTGCTGTCATCTTGTGTGGCAAGAGTTAGCACAGGTCCCAGCAAGTCTTATGGCTGCTCTCCgtctggaaaacaaacaagatTTTATGGGAAAGTGAGAGACACATgccaggcaggggcagcacTGGTTTAAACCCCAACCCATGCTGCCAGTAAGTGTTCCACAGTACTGCGAGTCAAGCACCAACCCAGAAAATGATGAGAGGACAACGCAGGAGCTTTGGAAACCTGCTGTTCAGAGTCCTTAAGCCAAGGGGCTGTGGCACACAGCCTTATTctgctggcagggcacagcaaGCCTTCCCTCCGAAAGGAAACTGCTTTCCCAGGCTGCTCATgctggctgcccagctgcttgcAGCAGGCTCTTAAGGGATTTGTGAGcctgcagctctctgtcccCAATCCTGGGGCTGTGAGTGAAGCATGTGCGCAGTGGGCTGTGTCTGCCCACCCTGCccgccccagctccctccaacGCCCGGGGCGGGCTCGGTGGCACAAAAGACACATTTAATTCAGCAGCCTCTCCGGCCAGAACCAGCAAATCTCCCGTTTTCAATTCCACTTCCCTGAGGCTCTCTCAGCCCTTTCCTGGGTCACCTTGAAAAGCCAAGGGcgtccctggcactgctgtcGCCTCCCGGACACCCACCGCTCCTTTTTTCCAATCacctgcccaggggctgcaccGCTCAGGTATCGCTCTGAGAGCCCCACAGACGTGGTCCCCAGAGCCCCGAGAAGAGACTTTCCCTCCCCGGTCCCCCCCTCTTCCCGGGGCAGAGTGGGATTAGCCGCCAGGAGGAACCGCAGGCCTGCCTTGTCCTTTTCCAGTCGGGGCGGCGCAGCATGGGGCGCTCcggctcttctcccagggcttCACCTGCAGCGGGGCTGCCGGCGCCGCGTCCCCGGCGCCCCCGGGACATGCCCCACGGATGCCTGCTCCAACGCcgcctgcagcatccctgcgCCCCGCCAGGcagggcggaggaggaggaggggaggaggaggagggagaggcaggcagcagcatgcTGGGATCTGtagtccctgccagccccggcaCGCACTGAAGGCAGCACAGCCCGTCCCTGGCGCAGGTGCCCGTGGGCTTCTGGGCAGAGCTCGCCTCCTCCTCCGGTAGGATCCCGCCGGCTGGGAGCTTGAGCTACGATTGAGCCGAAACAGCCGGTGGGATGTGGAGGAGGATTCTGGAAGTCCCTTGGGCCACTTGGGAAGGACAGAGCAGGACAACAGTATGCCTGCAAAGGATCTAGGGCTCTGCCAACCCGGCAGGTGCCACCCTGTTGATGTCGGAGCCATCTGCAGCACCGCTCCCCCGCCTTCCCACACAGAGAGCTCGGGGGCATGACAGCTCCTGCCTTGCCCTTGTGAGCCATCCGGGCTtccaaaaaaaacaccccaaatcccctcctgGCAGCCTGCCAGCACCTCTGCGGGGAGGAGACATCCACATTCGGGATTAGCAGAGATCTGCAAACAAAACTGCCatcccctcacacacagaaatcCCACCGGGGCCACTGCTTGTCTCCAAGCAAACAGATCTCAACCCAAACTAGGCAAGAGAACCTCAGCTTTCCCCGTGGGTCCCCAGCAGGCCCCAACATGCTTTCCCTTGCCAGCCAAGCCGCTGATCCCCCTTCCAGCCCCCACCAGCTCACATTGCTGTCCCTAGAAATAGAGGCAGGGACTGACCCCATAGACATACCTGGGAGAGAGGACAGAGCCAGGGTGAGCCCTGTGTTCCAAGTATTTGAAGGCAGTGTGTCCCCTGCTTCCACACCCCCGCCCTTGGGGTGAGTGGCAGGCCCTGGCTCAAGTCACGGGGGCTGGAGCCCCGTGGGTCTAGCAGCACCCGCGGAGGAGGAGAAGAGGTATCGGGTACCAGAGCTGGCACACAGCCCACGTCCTGCTGCCCAACCATCCAGGGAAGGGAGGAACAGGAGGGAGCTGAGGAGGAGATGACACGAGCCGGGCGTGTTGGGGAGGAGGCAGGGGGGCTCGGTAGGactctgggggtgctggggcagggcgCTCCGCCATGCTGCTTTCCCACCACCTCCTGCTTCCGTCCGGAGAGTGCCCACATCCCTGTCAGGAGCCCAGCCTCCTTGGCAGGCACTGCCCGGCCCGcagcctcctgcctgctctgtttgttttctgtctcaCTTCGCTAAATGCCTCCTAATGTTTTCCACAAAGAGACAGTGcctgccaagggcagcagtCATTACAGCAGGAAACACTTCCAGTTGCTGGCTGTTACAAAGAACCCtacaacaaacagaaaaggtTACATCCAGCAACAGGTGGCAGCCCTGCTTCCACTTGGGGAGAGCTGCCCTACCTGATGGGACATGGGACAGATGCCACTTTtccagctggcacagcagagctccaACTGCCCCCTGCAGGAGTCTGCTGGTGTTTAGCCCAGCCACCAGCTTGGTGGCTGCACATCCTGAGGGACACAGAGAAGGAGCAGCGATGTGGGGCCTTGGCATAAGGACATCCCTTTTTTCCCGGGCATAGAGCAGTCTGTCTTAACCCCATGGCAGTGATGTGTAAGCAGAAGCAAGATCAAAGAGTGGACTTAACAAACCATAAACTAGAACATTTGAGGAGGTACAAACAAGAGATGGCACAATTTTAATTGCCCATTCATGACACACAAAGGCTGTGGCAGATGCGAATGACACTCTCGGTGGCCATATGCAGCCTCATTGCCAGCCAAGCCCTAGGAGCTGACAGCTAGGGCTAGTTGTCACCAAAACTGCCTAACTTCAGAAAAACCTGCACTGCAGGACAGCCACACCTGCAGGCAGCCATTTGTcacctggctttggacacttccctacctctccctttccccacatgaccttctcctgctgccttcaCCAAGGGTGAGTACAGTGCATGCTTAGTTTCCCAGTCGAGCAATTCCCTGGTGCCATGCAGGCATGCTATGGCACCATGGAGTTATACCCAGAAACAccaaatttttaaagaaaagccaTTTACACTACACCAAGTGTAGAAGTGTCCTGGCAGTCCATAGCCAAGGGGTTGCCAGCAGATACACTGGCAAGCACCTCATGTCCCCCTGACACCACTTGTCAAGGGATCATTCTGCAGGGATAATGTCGGTACTTCCTCCAAGCATGGCCAAGATGGGACAGGACAAGTTACCTCACCAGCTTTTCACCCCATCCCCTATGTCTGCTTGCCCACTGGGAGACACCAGAGTTCTCCTGCCAGGAAGGCTGATCCAGGGGCCCCTCAAGGTTTATCTGCAGACATGGAACAAGCCCAGCACAGGTATGCAGGTCACATGAAACCTTGGTGGCCATGACTCAGCTAGAAGATAGGAAACACTTACGAGACTGCCTGTTTTATGAGATTTCATATGCGTGCCTGAACTCTGACCACTCTGCTTGTGGATCCTCCTACCTTGTGCTGGGGTGCAGGCAATTCCCCCTCCACCTTCAGGACACACGCTTGTATTGCACAAGACAGATGAGTGTGCACAGTTGCGCACCACCGCTGTGGGGCTGAGACAAAAATAAGCCCTCCCACAACAAGGGGAGGCAGGTGCCTTGAGTCAAAGCAGAGGCTGGTCCAGCTCAAAGGCTGGTCTCCATCAGAATGCAAAAGCAGATGGTAGGAAAGAGTAAATGTGGCATGGGTTGTGGACTTACTGTCCAACTGTTTCGCCAGCCTTCGAGCTGGAAGGGACACGATGTTCATGTGTTTTGTAGCCATGGTGGGTTTCACTTCTGTGAAATCCTGCTTCCCCCTTCAACTCAGGAGCTcctgagaggagcagcagctctccccACACGCAGGGCCTCACCAGGGCTCCCTTCCCTTCAACATCAAAGGGTGGATGAACATTGGAGTGGCTGCTTTACAGACCTGGATTGTATCCACCCAACAGCACATTCTTCAAACAGAAATTCTAGCTCACTTAGTCATTCAGGCGTGGCTCCATGCCTTCAGTCCTCCTTGTTGCTTTTCTCCAAATCTTCCCTGGCTCCTCTCGATCCTTACAGAGATGCTGGTgctgggggcacacagggactgtgtgggggtGAGACACCAGTGTGAAGAGTggcacaaagctttcctgctttgcttctgctttgtAACTGGGAAAGATGATTCAGTGTGTATTTTCATGCACACTGAGCTATCTGAAATAGCCCCAGGCCTTACTGTGAGTGGCCAGCTATGGCTGGCTCAGTGTATAATCTTGTTTGTGGATTTGGGGcttcttcccttccccctgTCTATCACTTCATATTTATCTAAACTGAATTTCAGTTGCCTGGTGTAATGGCTGTCAGTGCTCCTCCTAGCTGGCACTTGTCCCCACGAACCTGAGTAATCCAATCACCTCAGCAAACTCCTGTCATCTCATTGTTCATTCTCTTTTCTAGGTCACTCATGAATGTTGAAAAAACATGTGACCAATGCAAAGATCtcttttctctggaaaaactgaCCGCTGACTCCTACACCCTCTTCCTGTTTTCATACTAATTATGGAGCTGAGTAAAGGCTTTCCCTCTTGACCAGCAAGGTCCCTTAAGAACTCGGCTGAAAGCTGGAATTTTTTGGAGGAAGCAGTGTGGGCACTCTAAGCCCAGACTCCCTAGGAAGTGCTGCTCCAGTTCTGAGGGCCTCTCCACAGGAGCCTCCCCACGTGCCAcatgccctgtccctgcacagacacccagGACATGTAGCAGATTCAGCAGTTGGCTTTTCCCTGAAGTTCCTTCAGCCCTTCTCAGAAAATAACGTCATATCTTTCCCTCCTCCCAGTCACTGGGGGCTGGAGCAGTTGCAAATGAATGACTAGGGGCCACAGTCACAACCAGTCACTTCACCCTCCCTTTCCTTCTGGCGAACATTGTCTGGCCCAAGAAACTTGTTGCTGCTTACCTTTGCTTTCTACCTTTTCTCTGCTCCGAGCTCCCCAAAGGAAGGTGGAATGAAACTGTTCAGGCTCCTGTAGAGCTAACAGAGGTAAAAGCTTCATCTGCCTTTTCTGCTATGGCCTGTCTTCCTCtgatccctcatccatccaacATCTTGCAGCAGGTTTCCTAGTCCTGGAATGCTTTTTGGCTGTTTCCATCAGCAAGCTGATAGCACTTCCTATTCTTCTTGTCCTCTCTGCCTCTCAGTAAACAGCCTTGTGATGCCATCTGCTCTTCCAGCCCTACTCCATGCCTGCATCCTGAAGAGACAGCTTATCAGGGGAGCAGGTAGGAGCAGGTATTTCTGCTTTCTCCCTTAATTTGCTGTCTGCAGACGAAGTCCTCTGCTTCACCAGGACTtggacagcagaaaaaaagcatttacaaggtgctctgtgcagcaccCTCACCCAACAGAATGAGGATCCCTGGGCAATGTTTCTGACCTGTTTCAGCTCACTCCCTTGCTGCTCCATGGACAAAAGAAGAGGCACCTCTAAAACTCCTCTGCCTTTGGGCTTGCTGCACTAGCAGCCACCACAAACTcctcacagagcagcagctgtggatactgaccctgctcccagcacttgCTGTTATCTCAGATGCCGGGTGGCGCAGGGGGAGCATTCAGCCCTGGTGTGTTTTGAACTTCGTAGACCAACCAGGCTGAAGTTCCTTATCTAGAAAGTTCAAGGAGCTCTGAGAGGCTCCCTGGGGGCCCTTGCCCCAGGCAGGTAAAGTGATCCGGCTGAGCAGCAAATTCCCCAGGAACTCCAGCACTCTCCCTGAAGGGCTTCCCACCAGGTAGAGGGCAGAGGACAGTGACAGGCAAGAGTCAGCCTTAAAACTACCCcaggtggcacagctgggactatCCCACCCATTACTGAGTCCCAGGAAGCCCTGGATAtccacctcctcagcagggcAGCTGAGTGGGTTCCCAGCCCTGACTAATACTGGTCAAATGGCAAAGATGGCAGCCCCAGGATGAACCCACACACCTCTCTCCTCAGCACATGGTGAGTGCCCAAGCCCAGGTGCAATCTGGTCCCTGGCCAGAGAAAACccccaggagcagagatggGCACTCCTGCCCAACATCCCATCAAACGCTGCAGAGGGACACTGCAGTGTCACCCCAACAAGCTTACCTGAAGGGCAGGGCGGTCCCAGCCCCTTGCTCCTTGTCACTTCAAGCCACAGGACGATGCAGGGACAATGCAGCCTTGGGAGAGGTAGGAAAAGCCCCACAAATATTTGAGCTGTTgcctgctccagggccagcGGTTTGGGGATGCGGGAGGAGATACAAGTgcctggggaagggcaggagcagggggaaaaCGTCATTTACGAGCCAGCGTCAGAGCAGGAGAGATAAGCTGATCTCAGCAGACTGTTTGCAAGACAGGATTCTTCCAAGAAGTGGGTGCTCTGATGGCACCCACTTAGGCTGCTCTCCCCAGGGAAAGGACCGTCCCCACTAAGCCACAACCCCAGCCTGCCTCTTGGGAGGCTGTGGAAGGAGACATGTTTTTCCAGGGCTAGGTTCAGTCTCCATTTGTggaaatttagaaaaataaagacCCTTTCTCCCAAGGGCAGAAGGAGGGATTTGCTCAGGGCTTCACTCAGCTGCAGAAGCCTCCAAGCCCAGATGGAAACCATCTCCAGGACCTGGATGGTGCTTCCACGCAGCTTTCAGGACCTCCAGGAGCAGCAAGGAGGTGGGAAGGAGCACAGAGTGACCCACTATGGGCATGCACAGCTCACCAAGCTCATGACACCTGATTGTGGCTACTTGAGGGACCACCATGGGTTTGGGGAGAGCCTGGGGATGTTTTGCCCCAGACCTTCATCCTCGTCCAGCAATCCTCTGCAGCCGGCAGACCCTCAGAGCCCatgtctgcagggctggcccAAGTCCCCAGGGATGCCAGGCTGGCCAATGGAGGTGCTGCTTGGGGGCCAAGGGGAGGAaaagtgctgcaggaaggggTACTTCCCTCTAACCCATccgggggctgcagcaggaagaagCACAATGGCAGGAAACCACATTTCCGCTTCCAAATGGAGAAAACCTTACAGGACACCTGGGCAGAACAACCAGATATCATTAATGTAAAATTCATCTGGGAGCacaaggagcagccagaggaAGCCTTGAGCTGGAATGGGTCCTCCTTGCAAGGAGGAGCCTGTGTCTTGATGCAGTAGTAGCACAGGCCACCACACGCCAGGCAGCCACGCACAGAGGACAAAGGCAATCCCAACCTTGTGCACAACACAAGGCACAGTTATGGCTCTTGCCTGCCCACAGGCAGTTCCTTATTTCCTCCCAGTCAGGTGGGAGGAGAGGCACTTCCTGGGGGGTTGGGACAGCACTTAGGTAAGATCCCTTGGGATCAGACATGCCTCTTTTGCATTAGCAGCTTTCCCGCTCCCTGCATTCATGCTCGCTCAAGAGGAATCCCTGTCTCTGTCTGCACCATATCTTGGTTGGCCACACCTTGGACAGCAGCTAAAGCAGGTCAGAGGGATGGGCTGAGCCTACAGGACCATGTCCCACTTCCCCCTCCTGTCTGCAGCTGAGGGGAGCAAAGGTGAGACACAGAAAGAGGAGCCCACAGCAAAACAGGCTGAGAGCAAAACAGCTCCTAGCCAGACATGTCTGAAGATAAGGACTCACTGAATGTGTGGGAGGAAACCCAGTGGATAGAATCCCACAGCTGAGGAATGAAAGAGGGATAAGAAGAACTTTTCCATAGCCTACCATCTTCTGGGCTTGGTAGGGCCAAGTCTACCAACAACACATGGCTACCCCAAGGTCACTGCCTGGGGAGCAGTACCAGAGGGGAGGAGCAGGACTGCAGGAGGTCACCTGCCACTGGCACCCTATGGGTGCTGGGATGTAGAGTGAAAATGATTCCCTCTTCATTGCTTCATGTTGCTGGCTACAGGactgagctcagagctggcagaCCCAGGAAGGAGTCAGGCCAGGAACAACATAAGGGAGCTGAGCATGGAGAGACCTGCAGAGAGGGTCTGGAGAAGGATGGGGACAGCTTACATTCTGTTTGAGAGGTCCTCAAAACAGTCCTGCTGTGAGGGGAAAGGCAGAAGGGGCTTGGAGGGTTCAGCTCAACCCCTCTCGCACCCCAAATGCCACCCTGCACTTTCCAGGAACTTCCTTTCCACGAAGAGTCTGAGCCCTCACTCACTTGTTCCCAAAGAGGGATCCTTCtagaagagcaggaaaagccaGCAGCCAACCAGCAGTGAGAGCA
The genomic region above belongs to Passer domesticus isolate bPasDom1 chromosome 3, bPasDom1.hap1, whole genome shotgun sequence and contains:
- the SLC29A1 gene encoding equilibrative nucleoside transporter 1, producing MTARDGPQDRYKAVWLIFFILGLGTLLPWNFFMTAREYFISRLVDPEMSHVGNQTGEATFTPSYLQSVFDNFMTLCAMVPLLIFTCLNSFIHQRIPQQIRISGSLVAIGLVFLVTAIMVKVPMDPLPFFVFTMISIVFINSFGAILQSSLFGLAGLLPVSYTAPIMSGQGLAGTFAALAMIFSIAIGAQQPESFIGYFTTACVTIVLAIVSYVVLPHMDFFRYYSMKDKTEYRVYNAELETKRDLIKKDENGMEQNNSKVIPVHNPDEQPSVIAIFKKLWVLALSVCFVFTVTIGVFPAITANVSTVLGEGNKWGLYFIPVSCFLLFNVFDWTGRSLTALFTWPGMNSCLLPVMVVLRVIFVPLFMLCNVKPRSYLPVVFSHDAWYIVFMIFFSISNGYLASLCMCFGPKKVLVHEAETAGAVMAFFLSLGLALGAALSFLVRILI